In Pseudoalteromonas sp. NC201, a single window of DNA contains:
- a CDS encoding DsbA family protein — MVKVHYFFDPMCGWCYGATSLLDAIAANRELELVLHPGGMIANQSIEKAFRNHILISDAHIANITGAQFGKDYIQRVKSNESMILDSYITARAIITAEQLGITPLSMLKTIQHAHYVEGKQVNRAEAIEELAVELGLDKNHWQRAMLANQGAEQTKIVQSRLLMQKLQVTGYPTLILEKHEKQIKLPHTAYYGKPDAWRQLIDDYIH, encoded by the coding sequence AAAGTGCACTACTTCTTCGACCCCATGTGTGGCTGGTGTTACGGTGCAACTTCACTGCTGGATGCCATTGCAGCCAACAGGGAACTGGAGCTTGTGCTGCACCCTGGAGGCATGATTGCCAATCAATCTATAGAGAAAGCATTCCGCAACCACATTCTCATAAGTGATGCGCATATAGCCAACATAACAGGCGCTCAGTTTGGCAAAGATTACATCCAACGGGTAAAGAGTAACGAGTCGATGATCCTCGACTCTTACATCACCGCTCGTGCCATCATCACCGCGGAACAGTTAGGCATAACGCCACTGAGCATGCTTAAAACTATTCAGCACGCACACTATGTAGAAGGCAAACAGGTTAACCGAGCTGAGGCTATAGAGGAGCTAGCCGTTGAGCTTGGGCTAGATAAAAACCACTGGCAACGAGCTATGCTGGCAAATCAAGGTGCTGAGCAAACAAAAATCGTGCAAAGCCGTCTATTAATGCAAAAGCTTCAAGTTACTGGCTACCCCACCCTTATCCTTGAAAAGCATGAGAAACAGATAAAGCTTCCGCATACTGCCTATTACGGTAAGCCCGATGCTTGGCGCCAGCTAATTGATGACTATATACACTAG